A stretch of Candidatus Omnitrophota bacterium DNA encodes these proteins:
- a CDS encoding nucleotidyltransferase family protein, with translation MFFYEEILREFQKQKVKYVLVGGMAFNLLGGLRNTADMDILVAMTDNNLTKVVNILKKKGYKVKQPVDPIGIADKKLREDWIKNKHMKAFNFYKEDEFKEVDILIDSPVSFEKAKKTAICVKGDNIIVPVVSIDNLIKMKTASGRNIDMVDVEELKKIKRLRAMK, from the coding sequence ATGTTTTTTTACGAGGAAATTTTAAGGGAGTTTCAGAAGCAAAAAGTAAAATATGTGCTCGTAGGCGGCATGGCATTTAACCTTTTGGGCGGGTTGCGCAACACAGCTGATATGGATATATTAGTTGCTATGACAGACAATAATCTAACCAAAGTAGTTAATATCCTTAAGAAAAAAGGATACAAAGTAAAACAACCCGTTGATCCCATAGGTATAGCGGATAAGAAGCTTAGGGAAGATTGGATAAAAAATAAACATATGAAGGCCTTCAATTTTTATAAGGAGGACGAATTTAAAGAAGTGGACATACTAATAGACTCCCCCGTTTCGTTCGAAAAAGCTAAAAAAACGGCCATATGTGTTAAGGGCGATAATATTATAGTGCCGGTGGTTTCTATAGATAATCTTATTAAGATGAAAACCGCATCGGGCCGCAATATAGATATGGTAGATGTTGAAGAATTGAAAAAAATAAAAAGATTGAGGGCGATGAAATGA